The proteins below come from a single Rickettsia typhi str. Wilmington genomic window:
- the rpoB gene encoding DNA-directed RNA polymerase subunit beta, with protein MVSLRDNIESQPLSHNRRVRKNFGHINLVADIPNLIEIQKNSYERNFLQLNIKDSERKNKGLQSILNSIFPISDSSNIANLEFVKYEFDTPKYDVDECSQRSLSYAAPLKVTLRLSIWDIDEDTGTREIKGIKEQEVYMGDIPLMTKNGTFIINGTERVVVSQMHRSPGVFFYHDEGKVHSSGKLLYSARVIPYRGSWLDFEFDAKDVIYFRIDRKRKLYATTLLRAIGMNTEEIMKFYYNSVTYKCIKNKGWSVKFIPQHITAHRLTSDLVDADTGNVLLKAGQKITPRLAQKYFSIGLNNILVTHETLIGKYLSEDLRDPESDEILAKIGEMITADMLQVINDLKIKNVNVLVINPQSGPYIRNTLFADKNQDRETALCDIFRVLRPGEPANIEAAESLFYNLFFDAERYDLSEVGRIKMNSRLELNISEEITVLTIDDIKNIVRILVELKDGKGIIDDIDHLGNRRVRSVGELIENQFRIGLVRIEKSVIERMSAGDVDTVMPHDLVNSKILVSVVKEFFSTSQLSQFMDQTNPLSEITHKRRLSALGPGGLSRDRAGFEVRDVHPTHYGRICPIETPEGQNIGLINSMATYARINKHGFIESPYRRVKDGYVTDEVVYLSAIEEGKYKIGQANSKVDQDGKLQGEFINCRVEGGNFVMVEPYEVDFIDVTPMQVVSVAASLIPFLENDDANRALMGSNMQRQAVPLIKTEAPFVGTGVEGVVAKDSGASVLALHDGIVERVDSNRIVIRTLEQKVDGSPSVDIYNLLKFQKSNHNTCINQKPLVKVGHYVKKNDIIADGPSTDNGEIALGRNVLVAFLPWNGYNFEDSILISERIVKEDVFTSIHIEEFEVIARDTRLGPEEITRDIPNVSEEALRHLDEVGIIYVGAEVKAGDILVGKVTPKSESPITPEEKLLRAIFGEKAFDVKDSSLHVPSGVSGTVVEVRIFSRRGVEKDQRAIAIEKQQIEKLAKDRDDELEIIEHFVFSWLEKLLVGHVIISGPKQITAGQTITTEMLKGLSKGQLWQLIVEDANVMNEIEQIKIHYDEKKHALDKRFATKVEKLQSGDDLPQGALKVVKVFIATKHKLQPGDKMAGRHGNKGVISRIVPEEDMPFLEDGTVVDIVLNPLGLPSRMNIGQILETHLGWASINLAKKISTLVKEYKDNNIDIEQIKKFLLELYGKDINYILEGSEEGIISFCNKVSKGVYFATPVFDGAKVQDVKDMLKLADQDLSGQVKLIDGRTGEYFDRLVTVGHKYLLKLHHLVDNKIHSRSIGPYSLVTQQPLGGKSHFGGQRFGEMECWALQAYGAAYTLQEMLTVKSDDVNGRIKTYDSIVRGENNFESGIPESFNVMIKEFRSLCLNVKLEVTASK; from the coding sequence ATGGTTTCATTAAGGGATAATATAGAATCACAACCCTTGTCACATAATAGAAGAGTAAGAAAGAATTTTGGTCACATAAATTTAGTAGCAGATATACCGAATTTGATTGAAATTCAAAAAAATTCATATGAGAGAAACTTTTTACAGTTAAATATTAAAGATTCTGAAAGAAAAAACAAAGGTTTACAATCGATATTAAACTCAATTTTTCCTATTTCAGATTCCTCAAATATTGCAAATTTAGAATTTGTAAAATATGAATTTGATACTCCAAAATATGATGTAGATGAGTGTAGTCAAAGAAGTTTAAGTTATGCAGCTCCTCTTAAAGTTACTTTAAGATTAAGTATTTGGGATATAGATGAAGATACAGGTACTAGAGAAATTAAAGGAATTAAAGAGCAAGAAGTATATATGGGCGATATTCCATTAATGACTAAAAATGGTACTTTTATTATTAATGGTACGGAAAGAGTTGTTGTATCACAAATGCATCGTTCACCAGGTGTATTCTTTTATCATGATGAAGGAAAAGTACACTCTTCTGGTAAGCTTTTATATTCTGCTCGTGTTATTCCATATAGAGGATCTTGGCTTGATTTTGAATTCGATGCTAAAGATGTTATTTATTTTAGGATTGATAGAAAAAGGAAGCTTTATGCTACTACTTTACTGAGAGCTATTGGTATGAATACTGAAGAAATTATGAAATTTTATTATAATTCAGTAACTTATAAATGTATTAAAAATAAAGGTTGGTCTGTTAAATTTATACCTCAACATATTACTGCTCATCGTTTAACAAGTGATTTAGTAGATGCAGATACAGGAAATGTTTTACTGAAAGCAGGACAAAAAATTACACCGCGTTTAGCTCAAAAATATTTTAGTATAGGTCTAAATAATATTTTAGTAACTCATGAAACTTTAATCGGTAAATATCTATCTGAAGATTTAAGAGATCCTGAAAGTGATGAAATTTTAGCTAAAATTGGTGAAATGATTACTGCTGATATGTTACAAGTTATTAATGATCTTAAAATCAAAAATGTTAATGTATTAGTAATCAACCCTCAATCAGGTCCATATATAAGAAATACATTGTTCGCTGATAAAAATCAAGACCGTGAGACAGCATTATGTGATATTTTCCGAGTGTTAAGACCAGGCGAACCTGCTAATATTGAAGCAGCTGAAAGCCTATTTTATAATTTATTCTTTGATGCAGAAAGATATGATCTTTCAGAAGTTGGACGAATAAAAATGAATTCTAGATTAGAATTGAATATTTCTGAAGAAATTACGGTTTTAACAATTGATGATATTAAAAATATTGTAAGAATTTTAGTAGAGCTTAAAGACGGTAAAGGTATTATAGATGATATTGATCATTTAGGTAATAGAAGGGTTAGATCGGTTGGTGAATTGATAGAAAATCAATTTAGAATAGGTTTAGTACGTATTGAAAAATCTGTAATTGAGAGGATGTCGGCAGGTGATGTTGATACCGTAATGCCTCATGATTTAGTAAATTCTAAAATTTTAGTTTCAGTAGTAAAAGAATTTTTTAGTACTTCGCAATTATCCCAATTTATGGATCAAACAAATCCATTATCTGAGATAACTCATAAAAGAAGACTTTCAGCTCTTGGACCTGGAGGTCTTAGCCGAGATCGAGCAGGTTTTGAAGTACGTGATGTACACCCTACTCATTACGGTCGTATTTGTCCTATTGAAACACCAGAAGGTCAGAATATTGGTTTAATCAACTCTATGGCTACTTATGCTAGAATCAATAAACATGGTTTTATAGAGAGTCCGTATAGAAGAGTTAAAGATGGATACGTAACAGATGAGGTGGTATATCTTTCTGCTATTGAGGAAGGTAAATATAAAATAGGGCAAGCAAATTCTAAGGTTGATCAAGATGGAAAACTGCAAGGGGAGTTCATTAATTGCCGTGTTGAGGGTGGAAATTTTGTAATGGTAGAACCGTATGAAGTGGACTTCATTGATGTAACGCCTATGCAGGTAGTATCGGTTGCAGCTTCTCTTATACCTTTCTTAGAAAACGATGATGCGAACCGTGCTTTGATGGGCTCAAACATGCAAAGACAAGCTGTTCCTTTAATTAAAACTGAAGCACCTTTTGTAGGTACTGGAGTTGAAGGAGTAGTTGCTAAAGATTCTGGTGCTTCAGTGCTTGCATTACATGATGGTATTGTTGAACGGGTAGACTCAAATAGAATTGTGATTAGAACTCTAGAACAAAAAGTTGATGGTTCTCCTTCTGTGGATATTTATAATTTGTTAAAATTCCAAAAATCGAATCATAATACTTGTATCAATCAAAAGCCTTTAGTTAAGGTCGGTCATTACGTTAAGAAAAATGATATTATAGCTGATGGTCCTAGTACAGATAATGGTGAAATTGCTTTAGGTAGAAATGTACTTGTGGCTTTTTTACCTTGGAATGGTTATAATTTTGAAGATTCAATTTTAATATCTGAACGTATAGTAAAAGAGGATGTGTTTACATCAATTCATATTGAAGAGTTTGAAGTAATAGCTAGAGATACACGCCTTGGTCCTGAAGAAATTACACGTGATATACCGAATGTAAGTGAAGAAGCGTTGCGTCATCTTGATGAAGTTGGGATAATTTATGTAGGTGCAGAAGTAAAAGCCGGGGATATTTTAGTTGGGAAAGTAACACCAAAAAGTGAATCTCCTATTACACCTGAAGAGAAACTACTGCGTGCTATTTTTGGAGAAAAAGCTTTTGATGTAAAAGATTCATCACTGCATGTACCTTCTGGAGTTAGTGGCACTGTAGTAGAAGTAAGGATATTTTCTCGTAGAGGTGTAGAAAAAGATCAGAGAGCTATTGCTATTGAAAAACAACAAATTGAAAAATTAGCAAAAGATAGGGATGATGAGTTAGAAATTATTGAGCATTTTGTGTTTAGTTGGCTTGAAAAGCTTTTAGTAGGACATGTTATTATTAGCGGCCCTAAGCAAATAACAGCAGGACAGACTATTACTACTGAAATGCTAAAAGGTTTATCTAAAGGGCAACTTTGGCAACTTATAGTGGAAGATGCAAATGTAATGAATGAAATAGAGCAGATCAAAATTCATTATGATGAGAAAAAACATGCTCTCGATAAAAGATTTGCTACTAAGGTAGAGAAATTGCAAAGCGGTGATGATTTACCTCAGGGGGCTTTAAAAGTAGTGAAAGTATTTATTGCCACTAAGCATAAATTACAACCTGGTGATAAGATGGCAGGAAGGCACGGAAATAAAGGTGTTATTTCACGTATTGTGCCTGAAGAAGATATGCCATTTTTAGAAGATGGCACTGTGGTAGATATAGTGCTTAATCCTCTAGGTCTTCCATCCCGTATGAATATAGGACAGATTTTAGAAACGCATCTTGGATGGGCATCGATAAATTTAGCAAAAAAAATCTCTACCTTAGTAAAGGAATATAAAGATAATAATATAGATATTGAGCAAATTAAGAAATTCTTACTTGAGCTGTACGGCAAGGATATTAATTATATACTTGAAGGGTCAGAAGAAGGAATTATCTCTTTCTGTAATAAAGTAAGTAAAGGTGTATATTTTGCAACTCCTGTATTTGATGGTGCAAAAGTTCAGGATGTTAAGGATATGTTAAAACTTGCTGACCAAGATCTTTCAGGACAAGTAAAATTAATTGACGGTAGAACTGGTGAATATTTTGATCGTTTAGTCACTGTAGGACACAAATATTTGCTGAAATTACATCATTTAGTCGATAATAAAATTCACTCTCGTTCTATAGGACCTTATAGCTTAGTAACACAGCAACCGCTTGGAGGTAAGTCTCATTTTGGTGGACAACGTTTTGGCGAAATGGAATGCTGGGCATTACAAGCTTATGGTGCAGCTTATACGTTACAGGAAATGTTAACTGTTAAGTCAGATGACGTAAACGGTAGGATCAAAACTTATGATTCTATAGTACGTGGTGAAAATAATTTTGAATCAGGCATTCCTGAATCATTTAATGTTATGATAAAAGAATTTAGATCTTTATGTCTTAATGTAAAGCTTGAAGTAACTGCTAGTAAATAA